The DNA sequence AAGCGTCCCGCCCGTTTCCACCTCCACGGGTCCGGGGATGTGCTGGGATCGCGCCGACTCCAGCTGGGCGCGGAGCTTCTCCACCTGCTTCTCGCACGTCAGCACCGCCCGGTGCGCCGCCTGCACCTCGCCGTCCCGGTCCAGCGGAAACGCGCCCCCCGCGCCAAGCGCCTCCGCCCGCCGCGCCATCGCCGCGATCTGTGTCTGCAGTTCCTCCGCCTTCTCCAGCCGGTCCCGGTACGTGAAGTGATCCAGCGTCCGCAGCGCGCCCTCGATACCCCGCTTCTCCGCCTGCAAAGACGCCTTCTTGTCCAGCACCGCCCGGCGCGCCAGCGCAAGCGCGCGGACCGACGCCTGCTGCTCCCGCGCGGCCTTCAGTTCCTCCGCAAGCGCCGCGCGGCGCTGCCGGGCCAGGGGCAGCGGGCGGTTCCGCGCGTCCGGCCGCCCGATCGCGGCAATCCGCGCCGAAAGCTGGCTCAACGCGCCCTCCGCCGTGCCCGCGCTGCCGCCCGAATCCGCCAGCGCAAGCATGATCTCCCGGATCCGGTCCAGCGCCTCGCTGTCGCCCAGATCCGTCAGGCTGTCGTGCGAAAGCGTCGCCGTATGCAAAAACACCGGCTTATCCAGCCCCAGATGCCGCACCGCAAAATCCAGTTCCCGGTTCCGGTAGCGCGTGAACGTATCGGTGATGTCCTCATCCGCCGTCCGATCGAATACACGGACGGACTCCCGCTCCCGATCGAAACAGCGTTCCACCGCGATTACCCGGCCATCGTCAAGTTCGTATACCAGCGAACCGCCATAGTGCTCAACGCCCTCCCACGGAGCCCGCAGCGTGTTCGACTCCTCGTAAGTCCGCTCCGATGTGCTGCTCTTCTGCCCGTACAGCATGTCCGTGATGAAACCGCGGATCGTCGACTTGCCCTTCTCGTTCGGGCCAACAATCACCTGAAGCCCCGGCGCGAATTCCAAAGCCGTGTCCGCAAAGCGGCCGTAGCCCGCAATGTGTATCGACCGGATCTTCACAGCCCTTCTCCTCCCAACCCGCGAACCGGCAACGGGATCTCGCGAAAGGCGCACAACCCCAGATCCCGGCTTCGTATTCGCTGCCGCCGCAACGCCTGATCCGGCGCATCGCCGATCTCGGCCCCTATCCGCGCAACGAATGCGCCCAGGCTCGACGGTTCCCGCGCAATCGCGTCATACGCCGCCCCGGCCGCGCACCGCTCCCGCCACTGCAAATAAAGCGCCTCCTCCGAGAGCGTCTCGCGGATGCTGTCCAGTTCCTCAAAAACCGGTAGCGCCAGCGCCCCTTCCAGCGTCAGCCGCACCACCCGCTCCCGGCGGTCCGCCGGCATCGCCGCGCGGGCCGCGTCCAAAAGCGCCTGACCGGATTCAAACCCGCCGCAATCAAGCCGCACCGCCTCAAGCCGCCCCGCCGATGTCTCCACAAGCGCCGCCCTGCCCGGGCCGCCCTCCTCAAGCGAGACCTCCACGCAATAATGCGGCCCCCGCTCGTCAAAAGACCCGCCCTCCGGAGCCCCCGCATACCAGACCGGCGTGGATTCGCCTTCCGAAACGCATACGCTCGTGTGGTGCTCGCCCAGCCCGAGATACGCCAGACCCGAAGGCAGCGTGGGGCGGGGTTCCAATCGCAACGGCGACCCGGCCGCTCCAGATACAAGCTTTCCGGCCAGCCCGTAGCCAATCGCAACATGCGCGCGCCCGTCAAGGGGAATTTCCAGACCCGCGGGAAGCGCCGCTTCCCGGTCCCGGCGGTCCCAGCCGAATCCATGCACCGTCAGCGGAACATCCTCCAGCTGCACCGCACGCCACGCCGGCGTCGTAAAAAGATGGACGTTCGGCGGCCAGTGCTCCGTCAGGTACGGCGAGTCCGCCACCGCCGCATCCACGCGGCCCGCGCAGATAAACACCGGAAGCGGACGCGCCCCCGACAGCGAATCATGCAAAAAATCCACCGTATCCCGCGTTATCCGCTCCCCATCAAACAAATCTCCCGTGATCGCCAGCGCCGCAACCCCGTCCTCGCCCGCCCGCCGAAGGATCTGGCGAAAGACCGACCGCAAATGGTCGCGAAACGCGTTGCCCTGCTCCGGCGGGAGTCCCAATTCCGAAAAAGAGCGGTCCAGGTGAATATCGGCGGTGTGAATCAGTTTCATGAATGGGACGGAATTTCCGGTCAGCTTTAAAAACAGCGTCATGCGTCGCAGTAGTGTGTCAGATTCCACCGCCGGATCCAAGTGGACCGCCAATTCACCCCATGCCAGCGCCGAAGGAGTCCGGGCATCTTCCCCGGCGCAACGCCAGCCCGAGACCCCGCCACGCCGTCCCCCCATTCAACCGCCCAACGGCTGTGCCGCGCGCGATCATGCCGCCAAGGGACGTACCCGCGCACAAACGCCCAACCCGACACGCCCGCCTCCCGTCCAAACCGACACACACGCCCCAGACCCAAAGCCCAACACGCGGGGGTATGTCCCGGCCGGAGTCCATCCCAATCCCCCCAAACCCCTAACGAAACACCCCCTCCGCCACAGGCCCCCCCGCCTCCACCGGTTCCGGCGAACGCCGCGCGCGATCATGCCCCGCGTCGTCATACCCCCGGTTCCGATCATGCGCAAGAACCCGCCGATAAAGCGGCCCCGCAAACGGTAACGATTCCGCCCCCCGCCGGCGGATCGCCCGAATATACCGGGGAACAAGCACCCGCGCCGTCAACGTCTCCAGCCGCGAGTGGCGGACACGAAACCGTTGTAGAATCGCCCGCGAACCCATCAATCGCTCCAGATGATAGGAACTGTACCCGATGTGGTAATGCCGCTCGCGCTCCCGGTCCAGTTGCGCCGCCTGCCACGGGTACGATCGCGCATCCGGCACATACGTCGCGTCAATCCCTTCCCCGTGCAGCCGATACGCCAGTTCGACATGTTCGAGCATCCGATACCGCGGATCCTCCGATATCCCGCCCACCTGCTCCAGAATTCGCCGCGGGATACTCGCATTCGACGGCTGGGCCCCCAGGTACGGCCGCACCCCCTGATCCCGCGCCGGCTCCGGCCCTTCGTCCAGATCCAGCCGCGTCAGGGTCCCCGGGCGCAACTGCGGGTGCGGATGTATCGCGCCCGTAACCACCCCCCGCTCCTCGCGACGCTCCTGCGTCTCCACATGGATCTCGATAAGGCGCGGGCTCGCAAGTTCGTCGTCGGCAACAAACAGTACGATCCGCCCATCCGATTCCGACAGGGCCCGGTTGCATGCCGCCCCGCAATCCGGCCCCTCCAGGCGAATCAGGCGCGTGCGCACCGGCGATCCCGTCGCAAAGCGCGATATGATCGACGCTGTATCGTCCGTGCTCCCCGCGTCCGCCACAATCAGCTCGAATCGAGCCGCCGGGTACGTCTGCTGCTCCAGGTGGGTCAGACACTTCGGAAGCCACGCCGACCGGTTCCGCGTGGGTATGATAACCGATATATCCACGAACTCCTCCGCGCGAAGCATAACGCGGGGAGCGCCCCCCCTGCAACGCCCGCGCCTATGGACACCCCTTCAATGGGGATGCTACCATCGCACCGGCGCGCATGGCGTTCCGATCGCGGTACAGACGCCTGGCCTGCCGATCCGTACCCGCTCAGCAAACGTATTTCAGCACAGGACAGCACCCGTTGGAACTGACCCCACCCAGATTCTCGCCGCTGCCGATGCTCCTGCTGGCCGTCGCCTTTTCCCTGGCCGCGCCGCTGTTCTGGATTCACGTGGAAACCGCCGCGCCGCCCCCCGGCGCCCCCGCCATCGAAAACCCGGAGCTCTACGGGCGCGTCCTGCCATCTCTCCAGTATGGCTATCAACGCATGGCCGGGGGAGAATGGCCACTCTGGGCCCCCGGACAGTTCTGCGGAATGCCATTCTTCGCGAACCCGACCCTCGGCATGCTCGCCCCGCTCAACGCCGTCTTCTACGTCCTCCCGCCCCTTCCCGGGCTCGCCATGCACGCCTTCATCGGCCTGTTTCTCATGGCCCTGTTCGCCGCCCTCTTTCTGCGCGCACTCGGGGCCGGCTGGATTCCCGCCGCCCTCGGCGGGTGCGCCTACGCCTTCTGCGGAACCTCCGCCGCCGCCATGTCGCGCCCCGAGATGCTCGGCGTCCTCGCATTCGCGCCGCTCCTCCACTGGATCGCGTTCGCCTGGGCCGCCCGATCCCGCGGCCCCCTCCTGCCCGCCGGCGGCGCCGTTATCGCCATGATGATCCTCGCCGGCTCGCTCCCCCTCGCGCTTCTCTTCACCGCCAGCGCCTGCGCCTGCGGGACCGTCTCCATTCTCGCCCGCCCGGACACCGCCGGCGCACGCTATTTCCAGCGCCTGCGCGGGCTCGCCATCATGGGCGGGCTCGGGCTCGCCTACGCCGCCGCCGCCTGGATTCCCGCCGCCGCCTGGCTCGCCTCGCTCGAAAGCCCCTGGGCCGCCCTATGGCCCCAATCCTGGAGCGTGCAGTTGCCCGCCGCCGCCGCGGATGTTCCCGCCCATATTCTCGGCGCAACCGCCGGCCCCCGGCCCGGCGTCCTTTACGCCGGCGCCATCGCCCTGATCCTCGCGCCCGCCGCCCTCCTCAACCGGAACCGCCGTCTCGAAGTGCTCTGTTTGCTCGCCCTCGCCGCATTCTGCCTGGCAATCGCCGTACGCGGCGGGGGATCCGCGCAGCCCGCCTCGCCCTGGATGGCCTTCCTGTTTCCGGGCGCCCTCGCCATCGCGCTACTGGCCGGCCTCGGAGCCGACCGCATCCTCCTCACCGGACGCGATCCCCGCTCGCCACTCATCTGGGGGGCCGTGCTCATATGCCTCGCCGCCGCCGGCATCGTACTCGCCGCCGGCGCCCCCGCCGCCCGCGGAGCCGTGGCCCTGGCCCTGCTCGTGCTCCTGCCCTTCTTCATCCTGCGCGTCCGCTGGCTCGGAACCGTCTGCGGGCTGCTCCTCCTCTTCCTCCACTACGCCGACCTCCGCAACGCCGCCGCCAGCGCCTACCTGCATCCCTATGCCGGCAGCCCGAACTGGCTCCAGGACAGCCTCCCCGCCGTGAAGGAGGCGGAGGCCCAGGCCCTCGGCCAACGCGTGCTCGCGCTCCCCTCGGCACGGGAAAGCATCCTCCCGGCCAACATCGGGCTCATGCAGCCCCTCGCCAGCGCCGGTGGGGCCTGGTGGCCCCTTACCCCGGACCAGGCACGCTGGTGGGATCGTATTCGTCCCCATATGCAGCCCGCTGCGCGATTCGCGGCCCCGGGCGCCAGTGGCGCGGGCGACCCCGCCGACATGGCGCTGCTGAATTACATGGCCGTGCGCGTCGTGCTCGGCGAACGCAACCAGCCCTGGATGGATAACGCGGACGGCGGCGTCGACATAAAGCTCCGCTTCCTGCGCACCGTCGGGCGCCTCAGCCTCTGGAAAAACGAAAGCGCCCTCCCGCGCGCGCGCTGGGTCCCCCAGTGGCGGCCCGTGTCCGGGATTGAGGAGGCCATGAACACACTCCTCTCGCCCGACTTCGACGGCGCGTCCAGCGTCACCGTGGAGGCGTCCGGAAAGGCCTGGGAGGCCCTCCGCGACGCCCTGGCCCCCGCCGGCGCCCCCGCCGGTGAGGGCGATCCCGGAGCCAGCGTCCACCTCCGCCACGAATCCCACGAAACCGTCGAAGTCCGCGTCGAATCACCGCGCCCCGGCATCCTCGTGCTCGCCGACAGCTACGACCCCGGCTGGCAGGCCCGCGTCAACGGAAAGCGCGCGCCCATCCTGCGCGTAAACGGCCTCTTCCGCGGCCTGTACCTGCCCGAGGGCGCGCACACCGTCGTCTTCACATACACCCCCGCCAGCGTCACCATCGGGCTGCTCGTGACCGGAGCCAGCCTGCTCATCACGCTGGTATGGGGCGCATTCAGCCTCGCGCGGATCGTCATCGCGATGATCCGCGGAAATCGTGGACCCTCCAGCAAATCGGCGCCCGCAATGGGCGGCGGGGAGCGCATGGTATGAGCAAAAAAGTACGGCTCGGCTTCATCGGAGCCGGTGGCGTCGCCGCCGGCCATTTCAACCGCCTCATGGCCACGGGAAAGGCCGAAATCGCCGCCCTCGCCGACCCCGCGCCCGAAGCCCTGGCGCGATTTCAGAAGCGCTGCCCCGACAGCCGCGGCATCCCCTTTTTCCCGGACTACGAATCCATGATCGGCAGCGTGGACCTCGACGGCGTGCTCGTACTCAGCCCGCACGCATGCCACTTCGAACAGATCATGACCTGCCTGGGCCAGGGCCTCCACGTCCTTTCCGAGAAGCCCTTCGTATGCGGGAGCCGAAACGCCCGCAAAGCCATCGATCGCGCCAGGAAGTCCGGCAAAGTCCTCTCCCTCTCCTTCCAGCGGCACTACGAGCCCGTATTCCGCTACATGCGCGAGACCATTCGGCGCGGCGCCCTCGGCGAAATCCAGTTCGTGCAGGCCATGCAGGCCCAGGAATGGCTCCGCCTCACCGAAGGCACATGGCGCCAGTCCCTCGAAATCTCCGGCGGCGGACAGCTGAACGACTCCGGCAGCCACCTTATCGACATCGTGCTCTGGGTCACCGGCGTGCCCGTGGTCGAAGTCTTCGCCCAGTCCGAATACTTTGGCCGAGAAGTCGACATCAACTCCGCCATCACAATGAAATTCGCAAACGGCGCCCTCGCCAACCTCTCCGTCATCGGAAACGCCCCCGCCTGGCATGAAGACCATACCATCGTCGGCGCGAGCGGCGCCTTCTACCTCCGCCAGGACGGATCCCTGCTCCAGCAAGACGCAAAGGGCAGGACAAAAACCGTGCGCCTCCCCAAACACACCCAAAACCCCGACAGCAACTTCGTCCAATGCATTCTCGGCAGGGCCGTAACCGACACGCCCCCCGAATGTGGCCTCGAAACCCTCCGCGTCACCGAAGCCCTGTGGCAATCCGCCCGCCTCGGCCGCCCCGTCAAGCTGAAGTAAACGCCAAACCTTCAAGCCCAACAAGGGCACAGACACGCTCTGAGAAAAATGTAGGCTCAAAGTCCGCCGCAGGCGGAATAGGCGTCCCGCCTGTCCAGGGCCGAAGGCCCGCTTCATAGCAGCCTGGGCCGGAGGCCCAGGAAGACAAATTCGACAGAATATGAGGGCTGAAAGCCCGCTTCATAACTCCTGTCCAGAACAAACGTAGACAACACAAAACCCACCCCGAAGGCTTTACCCCATGGCCCGCCCCAACATCATCCTCGTCACCCTCGACGGCCTCCGCGCCGACGCCATCGGGTGCGCCGGAGAGTTCGGCGGGCGCACCCCAAACATCGACGCCCTCGCTGCCAGCGGCGTCCGCTTCGAAAACGCCATCACCCCCTTTCCAGAGGAAGATGGCGGGGGATGGGCCTGTCTCTCCGGAGAATCGCCCGAATTTCCACCGACCGAAGGCGCCCGCCCGGCAACCCCCAACGCCCCCTGGATCCTCCCCGATCACCTCCGCGAAACGGGCTACGACACCTGCGCCGCAGTCGCCACGCAACCCGATTCCCGCGCAACGGCCTTTGCCGCCGTGCGCGCGCCAACCGAGGAATCCCACGAGGCCGACCTCGCCGCCTGGATCGGCGATCAGGCGGTGCGCTTCTGCCAGGTGGCGCGCGCGCCCTTCTTCCTGTGGGCGGCGTTCCCCGCGCTGCGCCTTCCGTTCAACGCCGCCGGCTGCGGAAACCCGATCCCGCCCGCGAAAATCAAGATCCCCCCGGATCTCGCCCCGGACGCCGGCGCCCGTCCCCGCCGCGCCGCCCTCTACCGGCGGCGCGCCCTCCTCGCGGGCTACCACGCCGCCATCGCCCACGCCGACCGCCAGCTCGGACGCCTTCTGGCCACCCTCACGGCCCGCGGCCACACCAACAACGTAATTGTCATGACTTCCGGGCACGGCCTCGACCACGCATCGCTGGAACCGGAACACGATCCCCCGGCAACACGCCTTACGGACCCGCGCCTGCGCGCGCCGCTCATCATCGCCGGCCTCGCCGGGCAGCGCAGGAACGCCGTGGAGACCGCCCTCGTATCCGTGGCCGACATCGTCCCCGCGCTACTGGAAATCTCCGGGGTGGACGCAGCCGCCGCACCGCGATCGCGCCCCCTGTTGCCCCTGCTTGCCGGCAAAAAGCACGCGGGCCGTCCCTTCACGACTTTTCAAGGCGCCGGACGCGCTGCCGGTGTGCGTACGCCCCGCTACAAGTGGGTCGTCCTTCCCGGCGGGCTGGGCGAGATGCTGTATGACTTGCAGGTCGATCCCCGGGAAATGCACAATCTGTGGGATAGTCGGCGGGCAACCGCCATCCGGCGCATGCTGCTCGGCATCGTACAGAGAGAAGCTCGGATTCCGCCCTGATATGTTGTAACCGCCCCGTGCGGGCACAGGTCTAATGCCTTATGTGGATTACACCCATTCTTTGCACCCTTTCCGCGCTGACAAGTCTGCCTGCTTCCGACACCTACCTGCAGGGATACGAGGCCTTTCGCGCCAAACGCTATGACGTGGCCATACGCGCCTTCGAAACCGCCGCCCAGGCCGATCCCGATCTGAAGCCCTGGGCCCAGGTGCGTATCGGAATGGCGCTCGCCGCGCAGGGCAAGCCCGGAGACGCCCAGGCCGCCTGGCAGCGCGTCCTCGACGGCCCCGATGGGCCGTGGCGGGCCATGGCCCGCGCCAAGCGCGCACGCCTCGCCGCCGACCAGAAGGACGACGCCTCCGTCGTCGCGCACCTGTCCGGCTTCGACACGATTGCACCCACGCCCTGGTGGATGGACCGCTACCTCTGGCAGTTCAGCGAGTCGGCCATACGCCAGTCCGGCGACGCCTCACTCGCCGGATACGCCGTCCTCCGGAACACCGCCGAAACCACTTGGTTCATCCGCCCTCGCCTGGACGCATCGCGGGTGCTCGTGCGTTCGCCGTCGCCACTCGACCAGGCCACCGCACTCATCGGCATGCTCCGCTCCAGCGCCTACACCGACATCCAGGAGCACTTGCCCCGCGTCCCCGTCGCGCTACCAGATGACACCAACCAGACCCGCCTCGTCGCCGCCCTGGCCGGGCAATTGCTCGACGACGACCCCGCCAACGACGCCGCGGCGCTCGCCGTCCTGCGCCTCCACCGGGATCACCCCGCGGCCCGCTTCGTCCTGGCCTACGCCACGCGCATGCTTGCCACTAAAAGGGATTTCGCGCGCGCCGAAGCGCTGTGCAACGCCCTGATCGACCTCGACCCAACCTCCCGCGAGGCCGGCGAGACCATCTGGTGGCTCGGCGGAGCCCTCGAACGCGCGGAGCGCATCCCCGACGCCGAACGCGTCTACGAATTACTGCCCTCAAAATGCAGCGGCCACTTCCGCGCCGACGACGCCCTGTTCCGGCTCGGCGAGCTCTATCTCTCCCACGGAAACCACGAAAAAGGGCTCGGCTACCTCGCGCGCCTCGGCCGTGAATACCCCGACAGCCGCTTCCGCGCGCAAGCCTTCTACACCTGCGCCCTCCATCCCGCCGTGCGCCAGGATACCGACCTCAAGCGCGTCTACCTCGGCGCCGCCGCGGATGACGCCATCGGCTACTTCTGGGCGCACCGCGCGCTCGCACGCCTCCACGATCTGGAAAAGCCCGACGCCGCCCCGCCCGTGAATCTGCGGGTCGACGGCGTCAACCCCGTGCTCCTCCCCCACGACGGCTATCTCGAACCCCTCCCGCCCATACCGCCCATGATCGCGGAGAGCGCCGAATACCGGCGCCTCGTCTACTTCGCGCGCCACGGCATGGAAGAGAGCGAATGGGAAGTGCTTCGCCTCCTCCAGGGCATGGAGAAGATCGAGTTCAAGGAACCCTACTACCGCGCCTTCGCCGAGGCCGGCCTCGCCCACACCGCCCTCCAGTTCGCCGTCCACGAAGGTTGGGGCGTCGGCGCGGGCGGCAAACGCTCCCTCGCGCGCCTCCGCCTCGAATACCCCCTCGCCTACTGGAACGAAGTCAAGGCCATCGCCGCCGAGGCCGGCCTCGACCCCTACCTCATCCTCGCCGTCGCGAAGCAGGAAAGCACTTTCCGCCCGAACCTCACCTCCAGCGCGGGAGCCAGCGGCGTCATGCAGTTGATGCCTTCCACCGCCAAGTGGATGGCCGATGTCGATCCGAACATCAGCCGCGACCACGTCGCCAACCTCGAATCGCCCGTCAATTCCCTGCGGCTTGGCGCCTACTACCTCGTCCGTATGTTCGGGCGCTCGGACGGCAACCTCGTCGACACCCTCGCCTCCTACAACGGCGGGCCCGGAAACCGAGACAAGTGGCGCAAGCGCTTCCCCAACCACGACCTCGACCAGTTCATCGAGGCCATCCCCTTCTCCGAAACCAAAGACTACGTGCAGAAAGTGCTCGGGAACTACGCGGCCTACCGCTCCCTCTACGAGCCCTTCGACGCCCGCGACGTGCACGCAAGCAGCGAAGCCCAGACGCAAACTGGAGGAGAGGAGGCCGGTTGAGTCGGCAGGGCAATCGCATTTAGACTCGATCTCGGTATATGGGCGTAAACTTGAGTCGATTTGGAACCTTGAATCAACGATAGTGAGCGTTTTGGAGCGCCGGCATCTGTGCCGGCAAGGTCAGGGATTCGCCGCAGGCGAAATGCCAGCGCTCCAACACGCGCCCTTTTGAACATTGAAGGTGGTTGATGTGGCGCTCGGCTCGAGTTGGAAGTTTAAAGGCGATTGCCCTGGTTGATTTCGCCTTTCGCGCCAGGCCCCGCCGCGATCTATACTACGGTATGCTGTGTGCAATTCTGACCCCCGGGCCGTCACGCCCCGGATCCAACAAGGAGAGAACCCATGTCTGACAGCCAGCTGAGCCGGCGCGCATTCCTGGCCGCGACCACAACCACCGCCGCCACCCTCGCCGCCGCCGCACCCAACGACGCACGGGTCGTGCCCGGAAAGATTTCACCCAATCAAAAACTCAACGTCGCAGCCATCGGAGCCGGGGGCAAGGGCTCGTCGGACATCGGCAATTGCGCCAAGGCTGGCGAGAACGTCGTCGCACTCTGCGATGTCGACTGGAAACGCGCCGAGCGCACCTTCGCGGCCTTCCCCGACGTTCCGAAGTTCAAGGACTTCCGGAACATGCTCGAGACTATGCCCGAAATCGACGCCCTCACCATCTCCACGCCGGACCACACCCACGCCCCCGCCGCCTACATGGCCATGAAAATGGGCAAACACGTCTACGTCCAGAAACCCCTCACCCACACCGTCGCCGAAGCCCGCCTCCTCAAGAACACCGCCGCAGAGATGGGCGTCATGACGCAGATGGGCAACCAGGGCCACTGCGGCGACGGCGCCCGCGTGCTCTGCGAAATGATCTGGACCGGAGCCATCGGCAACGTAAAAGAAGCCCACGTCTGGACCCACCGCCCCGTCTGGGCAAACCAGGGTATGGACCAGCCGCTCCCGCCCCTCGTTACCCCCGAAACCCTCGACTGGGACCGCTGGATCGGCGGCGCGCCCTGGCGCCCCTACAACCCCGGCCTCGCCCCCCACGACTGGCGCGCCTGGCAGGACTTCGGCGGCGGCGCACTCGGCGACATGGCCTGCCACATCATGGACCCCATCTACATGTCCCTCAAGCTCGTCGAAGCCGAGAGCTTCACCGTCGAAGTGGTCGAGCAGAAGGGCGCCAACAGCGAAACCTTCCCGATCATGAGCACCATCAAGTACTCGTTCCCGGCACGCGGCGATATGCCGCCCGTGGATGTCTACTGGTACGACGGACACTGGCCGGACCCCGCCACCGGTGAGGAAATCTACAACCGCCCGAAATGGCCCGAAGGCGTCCCGAAAGACGAGCCCCTCGGCGACACCAACGCCAACGGCATCTCCAACGGCTCGTACCTCATCGGTGAAAAAGGCCTCATCACCACCGGCGAATACGGCGGACGCACCCGCCTGCTCCCCGCCTCGAAGATGGATCAGTACACCATGCCCGATCCCTTCATCGAACGCATTCCCGATGAGAACCCCTACACCAACTGGCTCAACGGCATCAAGAACGGCGTCCAGCCCGCGTCCAACTTCGACTACTCCGGACCCTTCACCGAAATGGTGAACTTCGGCAACCTCGTCGTCAAGTCCGGCACGAAACTCAAGTGGGACAACGTCAACGGCAAGGTGACCAACGTCCAGAACCCCGAAGAAATCGTAAGCAAGGAATACCGCAAAGGCTGGGAACTGCCCTGCTAGACGGCATTTAAGCGATTGGCCGGCCCCGGCGCGCACCCAGGCGCCGGGGCCACGCATTTTCCCCGAACGTTCCCCGGAGCCCCAGCCCCCGAGCCAGCCAATGGCAGTCCCAGGCAGTCGAGCAGTCTTTTGGTCCCTTGGGTCCCTGCTGTCCCTGCTGTCCCTGCTGTCCCTGCTGTCCCTGTAGTCCCTGCTGTCCCTGAAGTCCCTGAAGTCCCTGCTGTCCCTGTAGTCCCTGTAGTCCCTGCTGTCCCTGCTGTCCCTGTAGTCCCTGTAGTCCCTGTAGTCCCTGTAGTCCCTGTAGTCCCTAGTCCCTAGTCCCTGTAGTCCCTGTAGTCCCTGTAGTCCCTGTAGTCCCTGTAGTCCCTGTAGTCCCTGTAGTCCCTGTAGTCCCTGTAGTCCCTGCTGTCCCTGTAGTCCCTGTAGTCCCTGCTGTCCCTGTAGTCCCTGTAGTCCCTGCTGTCCCTGTAGTCCCTGCTGTCCCTGTAGTCCCTAGTCCCTG is a window from the Candidatus Hydrogenedentota bacterium genome containing:
- a CDS encoding Gfo/Idh/MocA family oxidoreductase produces the protein MSDSQLSRRAFLAATTTTAATLAAAAPNDARVVPGKISPNQKLNVAAIGAGGKGSSDIGNCAKAGENVVALCDVDWKRAERTFAAFPDVPKFKDFRNMLETMPEIDALTISTPDHTHAPAAYMAMKMGKHVYVQKPLTHTVAEARLLKNTAAEMGVMTQMGNQGHCGDGARVLCEMIWTGAIGNVKEAHVWTHRPVWANQGMDQPLPPLVTPETLDWDRWIGGAPWRPYNPGLAPHDWRAWQDFGGGALGDMACHIMDPIYMSLKLVEAESFTVEVVEQKGANSETFPIMSTIKYSFPARGDMPPVDVYWYDGHWPDPATGEEIYNRPKWPEGVPKDEPLGDTNANGISNGSYLIGEKGLITTGEYGGRTRLLPASKMDQYTMPDPFIERIPDENPYTNWLNGIKNGVQPASNFDYSGPFTEMVNFGNLVVKSGTKLKWDNVNGKVTNVQNPEEIVSKEYRKGWELPC